From the genome of Vicia villosa cultivar HV-30 ecotype Madison, WI linkage group LG2, Vvil1.0, whole genome shotgun sequence, one region includes:
- the LOC131651194 gene encoding coumaroyl-CoA:anthocyanidin 3-O-glucoside-6''-O-coumaroyltransferase 1-like: MMMKVIEESQVSPPPNSLPSPTTLPLTLFDISWFFIIPPVQRIFFYHFPHPTHHFLQTTLPILKHSLSLTLQHFFPFSSNLIILPNSDNPPYIRYLDGDSLSFTVSESSADFNLLISDSQDAQNWHPLVPNLPPPRTEPNGTTVVPLMAIQVTVLPNSGFSICLTFKHVAADGKSLHHFMKYWASLSKAIANNNNNSLSLDLPSHERDKILTFPNAPKLTYLYKDAYRSSYVDKVRTSLVLSHEQVQKLKKWFGIPRRKNWLSPPLPYCPSPFEDPSGYCLPLLDVLRYSFFCLTQPSKAHFLSPLLSYLLSPVSLSWRLRILFLGRKWFVDNCKDTTKHISTFVVTCSLVWFCMVKSEKNTGGDDFVVDDLCNFLFLADCRDRPEYSLPKTYFGNCLASYSVVVKRGELVGKDGIVVAANGIERKIRDFKSDALLGAEVLMPDYRQLWKQGMSFVVVAGSPKLGVYETDFGWGKPVKSDAVHIDLFGSISLSDCRDGGGGIEVGLALERNRMANFVSIFQEQLDSICSIQFL, translated from the exons ATGATGATGAAGGTGATAGAAGAGAGTCAAGTTTCACCACCACCCAATTCACTTCCATCACCAACCACTCTCCCCCTAACCTTGTTCGATATCTCATGGTTCTTCATCATACCCCCAGTTCAACGCATCTTCTTCTACCACTTTCCTCATCCAACTCATCACTTCCTTCAAACAACACTTCCCATTCTCAAACACTCTCTTTCTCTCACTCTCCAACACTTCTTCCCCTTCTCCTCCAACCTCATCATCCTTCCTAATTCTGATAACCCTCCTTACATACGCTACCTCGACGGCGACTCTCTCTCCTTCACTGTCTCTGAATCCTCCGCAGACTTCAACCTCCTCATATCTGATTCACAAGACGCCCAAAACTGGCACCCTCTTGTTCCTAACCTACCTCCACCTCGCACCGAACCTAACGGTACAACTGTCGTCCCTTTAATGGCTATTCAAGTCACCGTTCTACCAAACTCCGGCTTCTCAATCTGCCTCACTTTCAAACACGTCGCTGCAGACGGAAAATCACTTCACCATTTCATGAAATATTGGGCTTCTCTTTCAAAAGCCAtagcaaacaacaacaacaatagtttATCTCTTGATCTTCCTTCCCATGAAAGAGACAAAATACTTACATTCCCAAATGCCCCTAAGCTCACATACTTATATAAAGATGCTTATCGTTCTAGTTATGTTGACAAGGTACGAACTAGTTTAGTATTGAGTCATGAACAAGTTCAGAAACTGAAGAAatggttt GGAATTCCGAGAAGAAAAAACTGGTTATCTCCTCCCCTTCCATATTGCCCTTCCCCCTTTGAAGATCCCAGCGGCTATTGTTTGCCGCTCCTTGATGTCCTCCGATATTCCTTTTTCTGTTTGACACAACCTTCCAAGGCTCATTTTCTCTCACCACTTCTCTCATACCTTCTCTCTCCTGTTTCTCTCTCATGGAGATTGAGAATCTTGTTTCTTGGAAGAAAATGGTTTGTTGATAATTGTAAAGACACAACAAAACATATATCAACTTTTGTTGTAACATGTTCCTTGGTTTGGTTTTGCATGGTGAAATCAGAGAAAAACACAGGTGGGGATGATTTTGTGGTTGATGATCTATGCAACTTCTTGTTTCTTGCAGATTGTCGCGATCGTCCCGAATATTCATTACCGAAAACCTATTTTGGAAACTGTCTTGCCTCTTATAGTGTGGTTGTGAAGAGAGGAGAGTTGGTTGGAAAAGATGGTATTGTTGTGGCAGCAAATGGTATTGAAAGGAAGATAAGAGATTTCAAGAGTGATGCTTTGTTGGGAGCTGAAGTGTTGATGCCTGATTATAGGCAATTATGGAAACAAGGTATGTCTTTTGTGGTGGTTGCAGGGTCACCAAAACTTGGTGTTTATGAGACTGATTTTGGGTGGGGGAAGCCTGTGAAATCTGATGCAGTGCATATTGATTTGTTTGGTTCGATTTCTCTTTCGGATTGTAGAGATGGTGGAGGTGGAATTGAGGTTGGTTTGGCTCTTGAGAGGAATCGAATGGCTAATTTCGTCAGCATCTTCCAAGAACAACTTGATAGTATTTGTAGCATCCAATTCCTTTAA